The Flavobacterium marginilacus genome window below encodes:
- a CDS encoding DUF4959 domain-containing protein: protein MKWKIMFKSIFTIAIALLVISCDKNSLDPLENNLTPPGQVQNVKVENLPGKSKITYTLPTDQDLLYVKAEYTLANGKEMVVKSSYYKNSLEVEGFANDAEYDIKLYAVNRSETVSSPVIVKIHPLKSSIWDVFKSLDVKPAFGGIRVNASNLDRQDISILVMEKNNLGDWVVNPKSIYTSTDLVSRTIRGFTVAEHNYAITVRDRWQNTTDTLFTTITPLLELVIPKSGYKHFPLTGDTKTHATAVPAGMWDGELLNWPKVFLTDGSVVGQHIVTIDTGVLAKMSRIVIWDYPEYYLGRSYYYIGNLKEFEIYGSASPNPDGSLDASWVKLGTYNATKPSGLPYGQQSDEDYQTAFAGFSWDFDVAAPKVRYLRIKSLKNWAGIGTMAIAEIQVYGNPN from the coding sequence ATGAAATGGAAAATAATGTTTAAAAGTATTTTTACAATCGCAATAGCTTTGTTAGTTATTAGTTGTGATAAAAATAGTCTGGATCCGCTGGAGAATAATTTAACTCCTCCAGGTCAGGTTCAAAATGTGAAGGTAGAGAATTTACCAGGTAAGTCAAAAATCACTTATACATTGCCTACAGATCAGGATTTATTATATGTAAAAGCAGAGTACACTCTTGCCAATGGCAAAGAAATGGTCGTGAAATCATCTTATTACAAGAATTCTCTTGAGGTAGAAGGATTTGCGAATGATGCTGAATATGATATTAAACTATATGCTGTGAATAGAAGCGAAACAGTATCTAGTCCGGTTATTGTAAAAATCCATCCTTTAAAATCCTCTATTTGGGATGTTTTTAAAAGTCTTGATGTTAAGCCTGCTTTTGGAGGCATTCGTGTGAATGCATCTAATTTGGATCGTCAGGATATCTCTATTTTAGTTATGGAAAAAAACAATCTTGGAGATTGGGTTGTTAATCCAAAGAGTATTTACACCTCAACTGATTTAGTTTCTAGAACAATTAGAGGATTTACTGTAGCTGAACATAATTATGCAATTACTGTAAGAGACAGATGGCAGAATACTACTGATACTTTATTCACGACTATCACACCGCTTTTGGAGCTGGTTATTCCAAAATCTGGATACAAGCATTTTCCGCTGACGGGTGATACTAAAACACATGCTACAGCAGTTCCTGCGGGAATGTGGGATGGAGAATTACTAAACTGGCCAAAGGTTTTCTTGACAGACGGTTCTGTGGTGGGACAGCATATTGTAACAATTGATACAGGTGTTTTGGCCAAAATGAGCCGAATAGTTATTTGGGATTATCCAGAATATTATTTGGGAAGATCTTACTATTACATAGGAAATCTAAAAGAGTTTGAAATCTATGGTTCCGCAAGTCCTAATCCTGACGGAAGCCTAGATGCGAGCTGGGTTAAATTGGGAACTTATAATGCAACTAAACCTTCAGGTCTTCCTTACGGTCAGCAATCTGATGAAGATTATCAAACAGCGTTTGCAGGTTTTAGCTGGGACTTTGATGTGGCAGCTCCAAAGGTTCGTTATTTGAGAATTAAATCACTTAAAAATTGGGCAGGAATTGGAACTATGGCAATTGCAGAAATCCAGGTGTATGGTAATCCTAATTAG
- a CDS encoding DUF4998 domain-containing protein: protein MNTIKKYFVHAFAFLLAAVTISSCTSMDDGYKDFIKDGEISYTGKIDSLHVYSGKNRVQVKGLFISDPKITECRIYWDNRKDSVVVPVTRTQGIDVLDVIINGLVENVHNFEVRTFDKLGNTSIPVYKIGTVYGDRYITSLYNRPIASKYFSPKLTTINFASMDLSSGAYAVELTYTNTSDAATKVQLPIAQSSLNINDFKMGSSFTYKTLFRPNAASIDTFESVTTTVTGNEIQYLNNNYYPFTRLAYDNARWGVPAEWVVSASAKSHTVSGVTYGGLDALYFSLESGWGQPAITNGKVYQTMTLPAGTYIYSISINATSYAADANDQGYFLIAKGNTLPDVTAVEASANTLKWERVKNVTPLIRTLSFTLAADTQVSVGVVSSSSAMTSSTGRHLKINYFKLVKQ, encoded by the coding sequence ATGAATACAATAAAAAAATATTTTGTACATGCATTTGCTTTTCTGCTTGCGGCGGTAACAATCAGCTCTTGTACTTCCATGGACGATGGTTATAAAGATTTCATTAAGGATGGTGAAATATCATATACTGGAAAAATAGATTCTCTGCATGTGTACTCAGGAAAAAACAGAGTTCAGGTTAAAGGACTTTTTATTTCAGACCCAAAAATAACCGAATGCAGAATATACTGGGATAATAGAAAAGATTCTGTTGTGGTTCCAGTTACCAGAACACAAGGAATTGATGTGCTGGATGTCATTATTAATGGTTTAGTAGAAAATGTGCATAACTTTGAAGTGCGTACTTTTGATAAATTAGGAAATACATCAATTCCAGTTTATAAGATAGGAACGGTTTATGGAGATCGCTATATAACGTCTTTGTATAACAGGCCTATAGCAAGTAAGTATTTTTCTCCAAAATTAACTACGATAAATTTTGCTTCAATGGATTTGTCTTCAGGTGCTTATGCAGTTGAACTAACTTATACAAATACTAGTGATGCAGCTACTAAAGTACAGCTTCCTATAGCACAGTCAAGTTTAAACATAAATGACTTTAAAATGGGATCGTCATTTACATATAAAACATTGTTCAGGCCAAATGCTGCCAGTATAGATACTTTTGAATCGGTTACTACAACTGTTACAGGAAATGAGATCCAGTATTTGAATAATAATTATTATCCATTTACAAGACTGGCTTACGATAATGCAAGATGGGGAGTGCCTGCTGAATGGGTGGTTAGTGCCTCTGCAAAAAGCCATACCGTATCAGGTGTAACATATGGAGGATTGGATGCATTGTATTTTAGTTTAGAGAGTGGCTGGGGACAGCCTGCAATTACTAACGGTAAGGTTTATCAAACAATGACGCTGCCCGCAGGAACTTATATTTACAGTATAAGTATTAATGCTACAAGCTATGCCGCTGATGCAAATGATCAGGGCTATTTTTTAATAGCTAAAGGAAATACGCTGCCTGATGTTACTGCTGTTGAAGCATCTGCAAATACTTTGAAGTGGGAAAGAGTCAAAAACGTAACGCCGCTTATAAGAACGTTAAGTTTTACATTAGCGGCAGATACCCAGGTTTCAGTGGGAGTTGTTAGCAGTTCTTCTGCAATGACATCATCTACAGGCAGGCATTTAAAAATAAATTATTTTAAACTTGTTAAACAGTAA
- a CDS encoding RagB/SusD family nutrient uptake outer membrane protein, translated as MKYNNKITSRLRKSILPITASFMALLVMESCSKDFLDVVPDNVATIDNAFKLKNEAEKYLFTCYSYLPKDGSVYHNIGFLAGDEIWIPYKTSITSDAFEIARGNQRISNPFVNVWDGNYTGGGPSDRYKIFIGIRHCNIFLENLKDLTKVPDITNAERQRWIGEVEFLKAYFHFYLLRMYGPIPLADKNIPIDAPEDEINVRRQPVDTCVKFIVDLLDTAVEKLPNDNEIIPTTEAGRITKTIALSVKAKVLLMAASPLFNGNSDFAGLVNKDGTKLFNPAYDANKWKLASDAALAAIESAEANAKKLYVFPQSPFVLTAGTMTQMSIRQAVCERWNSEIIWANPNSKTAELQQLCMAPLDVNHNHNDARKILSPPLKIAKMFYSKNGVPINEDKTLDFTDEKAMRTATNAERFNIKEGFQTARINFDREPRFYADLCFDGGVWYKYDSPSKTDDGTVWGLKGKFGDPAGATHSFHTNETGYFIKKLVDWNQVTYTTGGSSYKDYAWPEIRLAELYLMYAEALNEVNGPSAAVYMYLDRIRTRAGLAGVVQSWADYSTNPSKPSTQLGLRDIIHQERGIELAFEGQRFWDLRRWKKAAEDLNVPITGWNVKGVDALSYYQVRTVYQQTFVAPRDYFWPIPESAMIQNPNLVQNLGW; from the coding sequence ATGAAATATAATAATAAAATAACAAGCAGATTAAGAAAGTCTATTTTGCCGATAACAGCTTCCTTTATGGCGTTATTGGTCATGGAGTCTTGCTCGAAAGATTTTCTGGATGTAGTTCCGGATAATGTTGCTACTATTGATAATGCGTTTAAATTGAAAAACGAAGCCGAGAAATATTTATTCACCTGTTATTCTTATCTTCCTAAAGACGGAAGCGTGTATCACAATATAGGATTTCTTGCGGGAGATGAAATATGGATTCCGTATAAAACTTCGATTACAAGTGATGCCTTTGAAATAGCAAGAGGGAATCAGCGAATTTCAAATCCATTTGTAAATGTATGGGATGGAAATTATACAGGCGGCGGTCCCAGCGACCGATATAAAATATTTATAGGAATACGTCATTGTAATATTTTCTTAGAAAATCTTAAGGATCTTACGAAAGTACCTGATATTACTAATGCCGAAAGACAGCGCTGGATAGGCGAGGTTGAGTTTTTAAAGGCTTATTTTCATTTTTATCTGCTAAGAATGTACGGGCCAATTCCGTTGGCTGATAAAAATATTCCTATTGATGCGCCAGAGGATGAGATAAATGTAAGAAGACAGCCCGTAGATACCTGCGTAAAGTTTATTGTAGACCTATTGGATACCGCTGTCGAAAAATTGCCAAACGATAATGAAATTATTCCGACTACCGAAGCAGGAAGAATTACAAAAACTATTGCTTTAAGTGTAAAAGCAAAAGTTTTACTGATGGCTGCAAGTCCTTTGTTTAACGGAAATTCTGATTTTGCAGGTTTGGTTAACAAAGACGGGACAAAATTGTTTAATCCTGCATATGATGCTAATAAGTGGAAATTAGCTTCTGATGCAGCATTGGCAGCGATTGAGTCTGCTGAAGCAAATGCAAAAAAATTATATGTTTTTCCTCAATCTCCATTTGTACTTACTGCTGGAACGATGACCCAGATGAGTATTCGCCAGGCTGTATGTGAAAGATGGAATTCTGAAATTATTTGGGCCAATCCTAACAGTAAAACCGCTGAATTACAGCAGTTGTGCATGGCTCCATTAGATGTGAATCATAATCATAATGATGCTAGAAAAATTCTATCACCACCGCTAAAAATAGCAAAAATGTTTTATTCTAAAAATGGAGTGCCTATTAATGAGGATAAAACACTTGATTTTACTGATGAAAAAGCAATGCGAACTGCTACAAATGCAGAACGGTTTAATATTAAAGAAGGGTTTCAGACGGCAAGAATCAATTTTGATAGAGAGCCTCGTTTTTATGCTGACTTATGTTTTGACGGCGGAGTTTGGTACAAGTACGATAGTCCTTCTAAAACTGATGATGGAACAGTTTGGGGGTTAAAAGGTAAGTTTGGAGATCCAGCTGGTGCAACCCATTCATTTCATACAAATGAAACAGGATATTTTATAAAAAAATTGGTTGACTGGAATCAGGTTACTTACACAACGGGCGGTTCATCCTATAAAGACTATGCGTGGCCGGAAATACGTTTGGCCGAATTGTATTTAATGTATGCCGAAGCCTTAAACGAAGTCAATGGACCATCTGCGGCTGTTTACATGTATTTAGATCGTATTAGAACGAGAGCAGGATTAGCAGGAGTGGTTCAATCTTGGGCAGATTATTCTACAAATCCATCTAAACCAAGTACTCAATTGGGACTTCGTGATATTATTCACCAAGAGCGAGGAATTGAATTGGCTTTTGAAGGACAGCGTTTTTGGGATTTGCGCAGATGGAAAAAAGCAGCCGAGGATTTGAATGTGCCAATTACGGGTTGGAATGTTAAAGGTGTAGATGCTTTGTCCTACTATCAGGTAAGAACCGTATACCAGCAGACATTTGTAGCGCCTAGAGATTATTTTTGGCCAATACCTGAGAGTGCAATGATTCAAAATCCAAATTTAGTTCAAAATTTAGGATGGTAA
- a CDS encoding S41 family peptidase translates to MKIKFIVVITICLCFSSQIFSQEKQTVTDTEKYKQFGLVWGLMKYHHSEISKGKFNWDEVFVENVEKLNSVDTQKNLDMFLQDFISSIKAGKIKNANDTDDVFKKNQDYEWIEKYSGNDKLYTYLKQLKDNIVISDYYVSNNSLSRIPTFENEKGFKSFDYKIKSHRLLELFSFWNAVQYHYVNKYLMDKNWFSQLDSFVENFSNTRTQLEYELAKTKLIAHLNDSHAEFKSRLINDSICKRIPPFNVVLVNDTLVISKIYNKKLGEKDDLKLGDLIFEVRDKKIKSILKEEIAPILSFSNDSFLKRFASWIVCNKEDSIKVKVRRKDSIISKYIHLYKTFDIKDNSSLPFFRIEKKWQLIDDNVGYINLKTISKEEIKAAFEEFTNTDGIIIDLRNIPKNISENDITKYIYPDRKKFIKVLFPMVNRPSLANFDEPLISSVIDPFKSGRKNSKYYNKKIILLVNGFTQSWMEFMGMAIQASPNCITAGENTSGAVMNVAVFKMPDGTETNFTSVGAFYPDGTGAQRKGLKIDYLVKENTSNFNQDQYMIKGIELIKSAKK, encoded by the coding sequence GTGAAGATAAAATTTATTGTTGTAATTACTATCTGCCTTTGTTTTAGCAGCCAGATTTTTTCTCAGGAAAAACAAACGGTTACAGATACTGAAAAGTACAAGCAATTTGGTTTGGTATGGGGATTAATGAAATACCATCATTCTGAAATAAGTAAAGGAAAATTCAATTGGGACGAAGTATTTGTTGAAAATGTTGAAAAACTTAACAGCGTTGACACTCAAAAAAATCTTGATATGTTTTTACAGGATTTTATTTCGTCAATTAAAGCCGGTAAAATAAAAAACGCTAATGATACCGATGATGTATTCAAAAAAAATCAGGATTATGAATGGATAGAAAAGTATTCGGGTAACGATAAATTATATACTTATTTAAAGCAATTAAAAGATAATATCGTTATTAGTGATTACTATGTTTCTAATAATTCACTTTCCAGAATTCCCACATTCGAAAATGAGAAAGGATTTAAATCATTTGATTATAAAATAAAAAGCCACAGGCTGTTAGAGCTGTTCAGCTTTTGGAATGCTGTCCAATATCATTATGTAAATAAATATCTGATGGATAAAAACTGGTTTAGCCAGTTAGATTCTTTTGTTGAAAATTTCTCAAATACCCGCACCCAGCTTGAGTATGAACTGGCAAAAACTAAATTAATTGCTCACCTGAATGATTCACATGCTGAATTTAAATCTCGGCTTATAAATGATTCCATATGTAAACGCATACCTCCATTTAATGTAGTGCTCGTTAATGATACTTTAGTTATTAGTAAAATTTATAATAAAAAATTAGGAGAGAAAGATGATTTAAAATTAGGAGACCTGATTTTTGAAGTTAGGGATAAAAAAATTAAATCGATACTAAAGGAAGAGATTGCTCCAATATTGTCTTTCTCAAATGATTCTTTCCTGAAAAGATTTGCATCATGGATAGTCTGTAATAAAGAAGACAGTATTAAAGTTAAAGTAAGAAGAAAAGATTCTATTATAAGTAAGTATATCCATCTTTATAAGACTTTTGATATTAAGGATAATTCTTCGCTTCCATTTTTTCGTATAGAAAAAAAATGGCAGCTTATAGACGATAATGTAGGCTATATCAATTTAAAAACTATTTCTAAAGAAGAAATAAAAGCTGCTTTCGAAGAGTTTACCAATACTGATGGAATTATAATTGATTTAAGAAATATTCCTAAAAACATTTCTGAAAATGATATCACTAAGTACATTTATCCTGACAGGAAAAAATTTATCAAAGTTCTTTTTCCAATGGTGAACAGGCCTTCGCTGGCAAACTTTGATGAGCCATTGATCAGTTCTGTTATTGACCCTTTTAAAAGCGGCAGAAAAAACTCAAAATATTATAATAAAAAAATCATTTTATTGGTAAATGGTTTCACTCAAAGCTGGATGGAGTTTATGGGGATGGCTATTCAGGCTTCTCCTAATTGTATAACTGCAGGCGAAAACACTTCGGGTGCTGTTATGAATGTTGCTGTTTTCAAAATGCCTGACGGGACAGAAACCAATTTTACTAGTGTTGGAGCATTTTATCCAGACGGAACCGGTGCTCAAAGAAAAGGTCTTAAAATAGATTACTTGGTTAAAGAAAACACATCGAATTTTAATCAGGATCAATATATGATTAAAGGGATTGAATTGATTAAATCTGCAAAAAAATAA
- a CDS encoding SusC/RagA family TonB-linked outer membrane protein: MFCALVSLSQVHAYAISNTSVKGLQSIQQEKSINGQVNDEKGIPLAGATVKVKGTKVATTTDFDGKFTLKADENSVLIVSFTGFTTKEVALRGSTTITVRLLSEIASLNEVVVVGYGKMKKKDLTGSIVQVKAEALASQNPQTVQDILRGVPGLKVGYSADAKGGGSLQIRGQTSVYNENGSNHNSPLIILDGMQFYGELSEINPDDIGQVDILKDASATAVYGSKAAAGVIVISTKKGKNGKPVINVTTNTTIVNKSAYRDVYSPEGYIKYRQDWETAKTYGTNTATGNYEAWIGGTAAGKPGYYTNPNELDQYGLTQAQWLAYQPVGQTQGKSLNEVWGLRLGIVDVAGAPDTLLKNFVAGKTHDWYDSTFRTGINHDNNLSVSGAGDKVNYYMSLGYLTAEGAIQGNDYAAVRSNMKVDAKITDWLEFGANVNFQDRTDGDIAVGTGTNYWDANMLRNSPFSNFTEADGSYARQPMGTAIGGYNYYYDRQFMELEKGYTILNTIFNTKVTLPAGITYSFNVAPRYEFFYNRYFQSSGHKGWSAANIGVDRGNGKKFTWNLNNTLAWDHTFAEKHHIIATFVQEAEDLKSWSDITYARNIQPSDALGFHNTQNATMISSSFSTTDIHQTADALMGRLFYSYDNRYMLTGTIRRDGYSAFGASYPYATFPSVALGWNFNKENWFKWEPMSTGKLRLSWGKNGNRSLADPYLALANLNSGSGATMGYIDGSGNIVDMKYLGLDRMKNPNLQWEKTTATNIGLDLGFLNDRITSTIDVYRMITNDMIMSQRLPGFTGFSSIATNLGEVENRGIEISLTTLNMKKPNFEWTTTAAFSYNKNTINALYGNMEDIKDANGNVIGKKELDDKTNGWFIGRPISQIWDYKVIGIWQKDEAAEAAKYSQRPGDPKVENSYTADDVNGKPVYNEKDKQFLGETAPPINWSLRNEFKIYKNWDLAINMYSYMGHKSLDGRYMNTYNDGSLYTNNYNPFVNPYWTIDNPTNDWARLDARGPAGAGTQKLYDRSFIRLDNISLAYSIPKDLLDRLHVRNFKIFASVQNAATWSAFSEWKYYGDPETGGLATRMFNLGFNVSL; this comes from the coding sequence ATGTTTTGTGCATTAGTTTCTTTGTCTCAAGTTCACGCCTACGCTATTAGTAACACGAGTGTAAAAGGGCTGCAAAGTATACAGCAGGAAAAAAGTATAAATGGGCAGGTTAATGATGAAAAAGGAATTCCGTTAGCTGGAGCGACTGTTAAGGTAAAAGGAACTAAAGTCGCTACAACAACAGATTTTGACGGAAAATTCACTTTAAAAGCAGATGAGAATTCTGTGTTAATAGTTTCCTTTACGGGTTTTACAACTAAGGAGGTAGCATTAAGAGGCAGCACTACAATTACAGTGAGATTATTAAGTGAAATAGCTTCATTAAATGAAGTTGTGGTGGTTGGTTATGGTAAAATGAAGAAAAAGGATTTAACAGGTTCAATTGTTCAGGTTAAAGCAGAAGCTCTGGCAAGCCAAAATCCACAGACGGTTCAGGATATATTAAGAGGTGTTCCGGGATTGAAAGTTGGTTATTCTGCCGATGCAAAAGGAGGAGGCTCTTTGCAGATCCGCGGGCAGACTTCTGTTTACAATGAAAATGGTTCGAATCATAATTCACCGCTTATTATTTTAGACGGGATGCAGTTTTATGGTGAGCTTTCAGAAATCAATCCTGATGATATTGGCCAGGTAGATATTTTAAAAGACGCATCGGCAACAGCTGTATACGGGTCTAAAGCTGCGGCGGGTGTTATTGTTATTTCAACAAAAAAAGGTAAGAATGGTAAGCCTGTCATTAATGTTACTACAAACACTACGATTGTTAACAAAAGTGCTTATCGTGATGTGTATTCTCCAGAGGGGTATATAAAATATCGTCAAGATTGGGAGACCGCTAAGACCTATGGTACAAATACAGCTACTGGAAATTATGAGGCATGGATAGGAGGTACGGCTGCGGGTAAACCGGGGTACTATACAAATCCTAACGAACTAGATCAGTATGGATTGACTCAAGCGCAATGGTTAGCTTATCAGCCGGTTGGGCAGACACAAGGAAAGAGTCTTAATGAAGTTTGGGGACTCCGTTTGGGTATTGTTGATGTTGCTGGTGCTCCTGATACACTTTTAAAGAATTTTGTAGCAGGAAAAACACACGACTGGTATGACAGTACTTTTAGAACAGGAATAAATCATGACAATAATTTAAGTGTTTCCGGAGCGGGTGATAAAGTAAATTATTATATGTCTTTGGGATATCTAACAGCTGAGGGTGCTATTCAGGGTAATGATTATGCAGCAGTTCGTTCAAATATGAAAGTGGATGCTAAAATTACTGACTGGCTTGAATTTGGGGCAAATGTTAATTTTCAAGACCGTACAGACGGAGATATAGCTGTGGGTACAGGTACTAATTACTGGGATGCCAATATGTTAAGAAACAGTCCATTCTCTAACTTTACAGAGGCAGACGGTTCTTATGCCAGACAGCCAATGGGAACAGCTATCGGAGGGTATAATTATTACTATGACCGACAATTTATGGAGCTTGAAAAAGGGTATACTATTCTAAATACCATTTTCAATACAAAGGTAACTCTGCCTGCAGGTATCACTTATTCATTTAATGTTGCGCCACGCTATGAATTCTTTTATAATCGTTATTTTCAATCATCAGGACACAAAGGCTGGAGCGCTGCAAATATAGGAGTGGATAGAGGTAATGGTAAAAAGTTTACTTGGAACCTGAATAATACATTAGCGTGGGATCATACATTTGCTGAGAAACACCATATCATAGCAACGTTTGTGCAGGAAGCTGAAGATCTTAAATCTTGGTCAGATATTACTTATGCCCGTAATATTCAGCCTTCAGATGCGCTGGGATTTCACAATACTCAAAATGCAACAATGATAAGCAGTTCATTTTCTACCACTGACATACATCAGACAGCCGATGCTTTAATGGGAAGACTTTTCTATTCGTATGACAATCGTTATATGCTGACAGGGACAATACGTCGTGATGGATATTCCGCATTTGGAGCATCTTATCCTTATGCAACTTTTCCTTCTGTAGCATTAGGATGGAACTTCAATAAAGAAAACTGGTTTAAATGGGAACCTATGAGTACAGGTAAATTGCGCTTGTCATGGGGGAAAAACGGAAACCGATCATTGGCAGATCCTTATTTAGCTTTAGCAAACTTAAATTCAGGTAGTGGAGCAACAATGGGATACATAGATGGTTCAGGAAATATTGTTGACATGAAATATTTAGGACTTGACAGAATGAAAAACCCAAATCTTCAATGGGAAAAAACAACAGCAACAAATATTGGTCTTGACCTTGGATTCTTAAATGACCGAATCACGAGTACAATAGATGTTTACCGAATGATTACCAATGATATGATTATGAGTCAGCGTTTACCTGGGTTTACTGGTTTTTCATCAATTGCAACCAATCTTGGAGAGGTTGAAAACAGAGGGATTGAAATAAGCCTTACTACTTTGAATATGAAAAAGCCAAACTTTGAATGGACTACTACCGCTGCATTTTCATATAATAAAAATACCATAAATGCACTTTACGGTAATATGGAAGATATTAAGGATGCCAATGGTAATGTTATTGGAAAAAAAGAGTTAGATGATAAAACTAACGGATGGTTTATTGGCAGACCAATCTCTCAAATCTGGGATTATAAAGTGATTGGAATCTGGCAAAAAGACGAAGCTGCAGAAGCTGCTAAATATAGTCAGCGTCCTGGTGATCCAAAAGTTGAAAACAGTTACACTGCCGATGATGTGAATGGGAAACCAGTTTATAACGAAAAAGACAAACAGTTTTTAGGTGAAACAGCACCACCAATCAACTGGTCGCTTCGTAATGAATTTAAGATTTATAAAAATTGGGACTTGGCAATTAATATGTATTCCTACATGGGGCACAAGTCACTTGACGGCCGTTATATGAATACTTACAACGATGGCAGTTTGTATACAAACAACTATAACCCGTTTGTAAATCCATATTGGACAATTGATAATCCAACAAATGACTGGGCACGCCTTGACGCCAGAGGACCTGCAGGAGCAGGAACGCAAAAATTATATGACCGCAGTTTTATTCGTTTAGACAATATTTCGCTGGCTTATTCGATTCCTAAAGATCTTTTAGACCGTCTGCATGTTCGAAACTTCAAAATTTTTGCTTCGGTTCAGAATGCAGCAACATGGTCAGCTTTCAGCGAATGGAAATACTATGGAGACCCGGAAACAGGAGGATTGGCAACACGAATGTTTAATTTAGGTTTTAACGTTTCACTTTAA